One window from the genome of Bacillus weihaiensis encodes:
- a CDS encoding GNAT family N-acetyltransferase: MTGSIRSMTESDIAQIQHVAKTSWQTTYKGIIPLDIQENFIQMAYSDENLKKRMETTMFLVAEVEGKVIGFSNVFPLKNRKKAELGAIYLFEEFQGKGIGTQLLNESINQLPDVKKLYVNVEKDNKTGLFFYKAKGFKIETEYDDLFNGHVLKTIRMVLER, translated from the coding sequence ATGACAGGATCTATTAGAAGCATGACAGAAAGTGATATCGCTCAAATTCAACATGTTGCAAAAACAAGCTGGCAAACAACCTATAAGGGCATTATTCCACTAGATATTCAAGAAAACTTCATACAAATGGCTTATTCGGATGAAAATCTTAAAAAGAGAATGGAAACGACCATGTTTCTTGTTGCGGAAGTGGAAGGGAAGGTCATTGGGTTTAGTAATGTGTTTCCGTTGAAAAACCGAAAGAAAGCGGAGTTAGGAGCCATCTATCTCTTTGAAGAATTTCAAGGGAAAGGAATTGGAACACAATTATTAAATGAAAGCATCAATCAATTACCTGACGTGAAGAAGCTCTATGTAAATGTAGAAAAGGATAATAAAACGGGGCTCTTTTTTTATAAGGCGAAAGGCTTTAAAATAGAAACAGAATATGATGATCTTTTTAATGGTCATGTGTTAAAAACAATTCGGATGGTTTTAGAGCGATAG
- a CDS encoding alpha/beta hydrolase gives MKREESSILEGAESRFYQGNQIGILLCHGFNGTPQSMQFIGERLSQLGYTVSIPRLSGHGTHYRDMEKVHYENWKQDLQEEYDRLKETCLEVYVVGQSMGGALTLQLAASNSSISGIALINAAVTDVAYQTLRTEKGPMLIEEGEPDIHKPGVYEITYSKVPLHAVHELLDLMDETKEKVAKVESPVLLITSAVDHVVPPSNSDFIYENLRSKEVKRVTLPHSYHVASMDYDATMIVDNIHQYIEDLSREPSLS, from the coding sequence ATGAAGCGTGAAGAAAGTTCAATTTTAGAAGGTGCAGAAAGTAGATTTTACCAAGGTAATCAAATAGGAATTCTTCTCTGCCATGGATTTAACGGAACGCCACAAAGTATGCAATTTATTGGAGAAAGACTTTCACAGCTTGGTTATACCGTCTCTATCCCTCGTCTATCTGGTCATGGTACACATTATCGTGATATGGAAAAAGTACACTATGAGAACTGGAAACAAGATCTTCAAGAAGAATATGATCGTCTAAAAGAAACATGTCTTGAAGTATACGTTGTTGGTCAGTCTATGGGAGGAGCGTTAACTCTTCAGCTGGCGGCTTCGAATTCGTCAATAAGTGGAATTGCTTTAATTAATGCTGCAGTGACAGATGTAGCGTACCAGACTTTACGAACGGAAAAAGGTCCAATGCTAATAGAAGAGGGGGAGCCAGATATCCACAAGCCTGGAGTATATGAAATAACTTATTCGAAAGTACCATTACATGCTGTTCATGAACTTCTTGACTTAATGGATGAGACAAAAGAAAAAGTAGCGAAAGTAGAAAGTCCGGTATTATTGATTACTTCTGCGGTGGATCATGTAGTACCACCAAGTAATTCAGACTTTATTTACGAGAACCTGCGTTCAAAAGAAGTAAAGCGAGTAACGCTACCTCATTCTTATCATGTGGCTTCAATGGATTATGATGCAACTATGATTGTGGATAACATCCATCAATATATAGAAGATTTATCCCGAGAACCATCCCTTTCTTAA
- the ribD gene encoding bifunctional diaminohydroxyphosphoribosylaminopyrimidine deaminase/5-amino-6-(5-phosphoribosylamino)uracil reductase RibD produces MSEHEFYMKLAITNAKAMKGQTDPNPLVGAVIINDNRVVGVGTHLKAGGPHAEIHALHMAKDQARGGTMYVTLEPCSHHGRTGPCAEAIVEAGIKKVIIATLDPNPVVAGNGVKILERANIEVVIGVCEEESRKMNEVFNKFIVTKKPFLTLKAAATLDGKIASQTWDSKWITSDVAREDVHKMRSEHAGILVGVHTVIQDDPELTSRIPYGRNPIRLVMDSTLRIPLTSKVVTDNEAETWIFTSQNYQADVKEQLEERGINVFVTSGLHRVNVQEVVTILGEKGVSSVMIEGGAEVNGSFLMEQLVDKLVLYVAPKLIGGKSSPGFIGGEGLEKMSDAIDLSELEMEKVGPDLKFTGYPTYK; encoded by the coding sequence TTGAGTGAACATGAATTTTACATGAAGCTAGCGATTACTAATGCGAAAGCAATGAAAGGACAAACAGATCCAAATCCTTTAGTTGGTGCAGTGATCATAAATGATAATCGAGTGGTTGGAGTGGGTACCCATTTAAAAGCGGGTGGTCCTCACGCAGAGATTCATGCCTTACATATGGCGAAGGATCAAGCAAGAGGTGGAACCATGTATGTCACACTTGAGCCGTGCTCCCATCATGGAAGAACAGGTCCATGTGCTGAAGCGATTGTGGAAGCTGGGATAAAGAAAGTCATCATTGCGACCTTGGATCCTAACCCAGTAGTAGCAGGTAATGGGGTCAAGATATTAGAACGTGCAAATATTGAGGTAGTCATTGGCGTGTGTGAAGAAGAATCACGTAAAATGAATGAAGTGTTTAATAAATTTATTGTGACAAAGAAACCATTCCTTACATTAAAAGCTGCAGCAACATTAGATGGGAAAATTGCCTCGCAAACTTGGGATAGTAAGTGGATAACCTCTGACGTCGCAAGAGAAGATGTCCACAAAATGAGAAGTGAACATGCGGGCATCCTAGTAGGTGTTCATACGGTTATTCAGGATGATCCAGAATTAACCTCTAGAATTCCTTATGGAAGAAATCCTATTCGGTTGGTAATGGATAGTACGTTAAGAATACCTCTTACTAGTAAAGTAGTAACGGACAACGAAGCTGAGACGTGGATCTTCACTTCACAGAACTACCAAGCAGATGTGAAGGAGCAGTTAGAAGAACGAGGCATTAACGTGTTCGTGACGAGTGGTTTACATCGAGTGAACGTCCAAGAGGTTGTGACGATTCTTGGAGAAAAAGGGGTTTCCTCTGTTATGATCGAGGGGGGAGCGGAAGTCAATGGGTCATTTTTAATGGAACAACTCGTTGATAAACTCGTGTTATATGTTGCCCCTAAATTAATCGGAGGGAAAAGCTCTCCAGGGTTTATTGGCGGAGAAGGCCTTGAGAAAATGTCTGATGCGATTGATTTAAGCGAGCTTGAAATGGAGAAAGTAGGTCCCGATTTAAAATTCACAGGGTATCCTACATACAAATAA
- a CDS encoding GTP cyclohydrolase II — protein MIEAVKKHPLQVIKEKIDLVTHPEGSVFIVGPITLPVQLDGETVQFKWYSWLKADDEILGLPHDKQVDTLLQSLPTANLADRQQSSVLVYGDFDEREDAVIRMHSICHTGDIFGSKRCDCGFQLKQSMKMIVDKGAGALFYLANHEGRGIGLFSKSLAYLLQEEGLDTVEANEYLGFEDDVRNYDDAIKVLTYLRSLPVTLITNNPNKVEALQRAGANVSGRIPLWGDISEYNKHYLETKMEKAGHFRGGYPVE, from the coding sequence ATGATTGAAGCAGTGAAAAAGCATCCATTGCAGGTTATAAAAGAAAAGATAGATCTCGTAACTCACCCAGAAGGATCGGTCTTTATTGTTGGACCAATTACATTACCAGTTCAATTAGATGGGGAGACGGTTCAGTTTAAATGGTATAGCTGGTTAAAAGCCGATGATGAAATACTAGGGTTACCTCATGACAAACAAGTTGACACACTCTTACAAAGCTTGCCAACAGCAAATCTAGCAGATCGTCAGCAATCGAGTGTCCTTGTATATGGTGATTTTGATGAAAGAGAAGATGCGGTCATTCGTATGCATAGTATTTGTCATACAGGGGATATTTTTGGAAGTAAACGTTGTGATTGCGGCTTTCAGTTAAAGCAATCAATGAAAATGATTGTGGATAAGGGGGCAGGTGCACTCTTTTATTTAGCTAACCATGAAGGTAGGGGGATTGGTTTATTTAGTAAGTCTTTGGCATACCTTTTACAAGAAGAAGGACTTGACACAGTTGAAGCGAATGAATATTTAGGCTTTGAAGACGATGTTAGAAATTACGATGATGCCATTAAGGTGTTAACATACTTACGTTCTTTACCAGTTACGTTAATTACAAATAATCCAAATAAGGTAGAAGCTCTACAACGTGCGGGTGCAAATGTTTCTGGCAGAATCCCATTATGGGGAGATATTTCGGAATATAATAAGCATTACCTAGAAACGAAGATGGAAAAGGCAGGTCACTTCCGAGGAGGATATCCAGTTGAGTGA
- a CDS encoding thioredoxin family protein, with amino-acid sequence MEHVKTEEQFQELITSNEPVVLKFFTDWCPDCKRMDMFLPTVFEEVGSVNMVEINKDELPEIAEKYDVMGIPSLLVFKNGEKKAHLHSANAKTPDQVIEFLNESVK; translated from the coding sequence ATGGAACATGTAAAAACAGAAGAGCAATTTCAAGAATTAATTACGAGCAACGAACCAGTTGTTTTAAAATTCTTCACAGATTGGTGCCCAGACTGTAAAAGAATGGACATGTTTTTACCAACAGTTTTCGAAGAAGTAGGATCGGTAAACATGGTAGAAATCAACAAAGACGAGCTTCCGGAGATTGCTGAAAAATATGACGTAATGGGCATACCAAGCTTATTAGTTTTTAAAAATGGTGAAAAAAAAGCGCACCTTCATAGTGCAAATGCTAAAACACCTGATCAAGTTATTGAATTTTTAAATGAGTCTGTAAAATAA
- a CDS encoding sugar phosphate nucleotidyltransferase: MNVLILSGGSGTRLWPLSTEKNPKQYVKIIKDLNGIPESMIQRMCRLLLEKNEMFSSLSIVTEESQVQLLEEQLQSNWKPKLILEPKRRDTFPAIMLAASYLYDIEGISEDEVVCLLPVDSYVNDDFFTSVYELETVIQKTGANIVLMGVKPTSPQEKYGYILPEKMLSTTHNYSSVVNFVEKPGRATAEDLISKGALWNCGVFAVRLGYLLSIMKEKGLPLEYQELRASYEMLPRISFDYEVVEKEDKIAVMSYSGEWKDLGTWDALTEELDEEILGLGYVSKDSLNTHIINELEIPINVIGLSDIVVVGTEEGILIGNKEKISKSKAFTSEMKKNNP; this comes from the coding sequence TTGAATGTTCTAATATTATCAGGTGGATCAGGAACTCGTTTGTGGCCATTATCTACTGAAAAGAATCCAAAGCAGTATGTAAAGATAATTAAGGATTTAAATGGAATTCCAGAATCGATGATTCAAAGAATGTGTAGACTCCTACTTGAGAAAAACGAAATGTTTAGCAGCTTATCTATCGTAACAGAAGAGTCACAAGTACAACTATTAGAGGAACAGTTACAGTCTAATTGGAAACCAAAGTTGATTTTGGAACCAAAGAGAAGAGACACGTTTCCAGCTATTATGTTAGCTGCCAGTTATCTTTATGATATTGAGGGAATTAGTGAAGATGAGGTTGTCTGCTTATTACCTGTTGATTCGTATGTAAATGATGATTTTTTCACTAGTGTATATGAATTAGAAACAGTTATTCAAAAGACGGGGGCAAATATTGTATTAATGGGTGTAAAACCCACTTCACCTCAAGAAAAATACGGATATATTTTACCAGAGAAGATGTTATCAACCACACACAATTATTCTTCAGTCGTTAATTTTGTCGAAAAACCGGGAAGAGCAACTGCTGAAGACCTCATTTCAAAAGGGGCACTGTGGAACTGTGGAGTTTTTGCCGTTCGTCTTGGTTATCTCCTTTCTATTATGAAAGAAAAAGGCCTACCATTGGAATATCAAGAGTTAAGAGCATCGTATGAGATGCTTCCGAGAATTAGCTTTGATTATGAAGTAGTGGAAAAGGAAGACAAAATTGCAGTGATGTCATATTCAGGGGAATGGAAGGACTTGGGGACTTGGGATGCGTTAACGGAAGAGTTGGATGAAGAAATACTGGGGTTAGGATATGTATCAAAAGATTCCTTAAATACTCATATTATTAATGAACTTGAAATTCCTATAAATGTTATTGGACTTTCCGATATTGTTGTTGTTGGAACAGAGGAAGGTATTTTAATAGGTAATAAGGAAAAAATCTCAAAATCCAAGGCGTTTACTTCTGAAATGAAAAAAAACAACCCTTAA
- the gmd gene encoding GDP-mannose 4,6-dehydratase: MKTAFITGVTGQDGAYLAKFLLDKGYRVVGLVPQRSTSSFWRLDYFNITDSIELVYGDVTDLSSLVKILRTFKPDEVYNLAAQSFVGVSWDQPILTCNVTGMGALNVLEAVRLTDNNIKVYQASSSEMFGEVQEPIQNENTPFYPRSPYGVSKLFAHWMTVNYRESHDMFASSGILFNHESPLRGLSFVTRKVTDAVARISLGVQDKLILGNLNAKRDWGFAGDYVEAMWLMLQHDKPDTFVVSTGLSHSIKDLCDVAFNYVGLNWKEHVESNASLFRPAEVNILMGNSDKAKETLGWVPKTSFKEMVEMMIEADMKRVEKEIAKGHM, translated from the coding sequence ATGAAGACTGCGTTTATTACAGGAGTTACAGGGCAAGATGGTGCCTATTTAGCAAAGTTCTTACTTGATAAGGGATATCGAGTTGTTGGATTAGTACCCCAAAGAAGTACTTCTTCATTTTGGAGGTTAGATTATTTCAATATTACTGATTCAATTGAACTAGTATACGGTGATGTAACGGATCTCAGTTCGCTTGTTAAGATTTTACGTACCTTTAAGCCTGATGAAGTGTATAATCTTGCAGCTCAAAGCTTTGTTGGTGTTTCTTGGGATCAACCAATATTAACGTGTAATGTAACAGGCATGGGAGCGTTAAATGTATTAGAAGCTGTTCGATTAACGGATAATAACATTAAAGTCTATCAAGCTTCTTCAAGTGAAATGTTTGGGGAGGTTCAAGAACCAATACAGAATGAAAACACACCATTCTATCCACGAAGTCCTTATGGTGTTTCAAAACTCTTCGCTCACTGGATGACAGTGAACTATAGAGAAAGTCATGATATGTTCGCATCGAGCGGGATTTTATTTAATCACGAATCCCCACTTCGAGGTCTGTCGTTTGTAACAAGAAAAGTGACAGATGCTGTTGCTAGAATATCATTAGGAGTACAAGATAAGCTCATACTAGGGAATTTAAATGCAAAAAGAGATTGGGGATTTGCAGGGGACTATGTAGAAGCGATGTGGCTAATGCTCCAGCATGATAAACCTGATACTTTTGTTGTATCTACAGGGTTATCTCATTCAATTAAAGATCTATGTGATGTGGCATTTAATTATGTAGGGCTAAATTGGAAGGAGCACGTTGAAAGTAATGCATCTCTATTTAGACCAGCTGAGGTCAATATACTAATGGGAAATTCAGATAAAGCGAAAGAAACACTAGGGTGGGTACCAAAAACTAGTTTTAAAGAAATGGTAGAGATGATGATAGAAGCTGATATGAAAAGAGTAGAAAAAGAGATAGCAAAAGGTCATATGTGA